One Hyphomicrobium album genomic window carries:
- a CDS encoding outer membrane protein: protein MKKILLAGIAAGACASNALAADLGPYRPPPPVEPIYEPVRSGPYNWQGLYLGVNAGYGWGNDNGASYNGFGGGSGALNADGWFGGGQIGYNAQFNALVLGLEADLQGADISDTTALSGGLSQVTTDIEYFSTLRGRVGFAAGPALLYVTGGWAFADLSQSLTAPGASFSSSDWESGYTVGGGIEWAFAPNWSLKSEYLYVDLGEQTYSSPAGTYTTQTDFHTARVGLNYRF from the coding sequence ATGAAGAAGATTTTGCTGGCCGGCATCGCTGCCGGCGCTTGCGCGAGCAACGCGCTGGCGGCCGACCTCGGACCTTACCGTCCGCCGCCGCCCGTCGAGCCGATCTACGAGCCTGTCCGCAGCGGACCCTACAACTGGCAGGGCCTCTATCTCGGCGTGAACGCCGGCTACGGCTGGGGCAACGACAACGGTGCTTCCTACAACGGATTTGGCGGCGGCTCCGGTGCGCTGAATGCCGACGGTTGGTTCGGCGGCGGCCAGATCGGCTACAACGCGCAGTTCAACGCGCTGGTGCTCGGTCTGGAAGCCGACTTGCAGGGCGCCGACATCAGCGACACCACGGCGCTGAGCGGCGGCCTTAGCCAGGTGACTACCGACATCGAGTATTTCTCGACCTTGCGCGGCCGCGTCGGCTTCGCGGCTGGACCGGCGCTTCTCTATGTGACGGGCGGTTGGGCATTCGCCGATCTCAGCCAGAGCCTCACTGCGCCGGGCGCTTCGTTTAGCAGCAGCGACTGGGAGAGCGGCTACACCGTCGGCGGCGGTATCGAGTGGGCGTTCGCGCCGAACTGGTCGTTGAAGTCGGAATACCTCTACGTCGACCTGGGTGAGCAGACGTATTCCAGCCCGGCCGGCACCTACACGACGCAGACGGATTTCCACACGGCGCGCGTCGGCCTCAACTACCGCTTCTAA
- a CDS encoding polyprenyl synthetase family protein, with amino-acid sequence MTFVQRLGAAAGSIEGRLAELLAECGPDKGSRLAAAMRHALLGGGKRFRPFLVIESAALFGVEASAARDAAAAFECVHCYSLAHDDLPCMDNDDVRRGLPTVHKAFDEWTAILAGDALLTLAFEIVARPETHADPDVRATLAQVLAHAAGARGMVLGQMLDLEAEKRGEPQQWTVAHVRRLQALKTGALIAASCEAGAVLAKATADERAALRCYGDLLGLAFQIADDLLDAEGDPAAMGKAAGKDSAAGKATLVSLIGVAEARAQLAETVRRAEGELQRFGDKARTLVEAAAFAASRAH; translated from the coding sequence ATGACGTTCGTGCAAAGGCTCGGCGCGGCCGCGGGTTCAATCGAGGGGCGCCTCGCCGAATTGCTCGCAGAATGCGGGCCGGATAAAGGCAGCCGGCTCGCCGCCGCCATGCGCCACGCACTCTTGGGCGGCGGCAAGCGCTTCCGGCCGTTTCTGGTCATCGAGAGCGCGGCGCTTTTCGGCGTCGAGGCATCCGCGGCGCGCGACGCGGCTGCCGCCTTCGAGTGCGTGCACTGCTATTCGCTGGCCCACGACGACCTGCCGTGCATGGACAACGACGATGTGCGGCGCGGACTACCGACCGTGCACAAGGCCTTCGACGAGTGGACGGCGATCCTTGCCGGCGATGCGCTGCTCACGCTCGCCTTCGAAATCGTCGCGCGGCCTGAGACGCATGCCGACCCGGACGTGCGCGCCACGCTTGCTCAGGTGCTCGCGCACGCCGCTGGCGCACGCGGCATGGTGCTCGGCCAGATGCTCGATCTCGAAGCGGAGAAGCGCGGCGAGCCGCAGCAATGGACGGTCGCCCATGTCCGCCGGCTGCAAGCCTTGAAGACCGGCGCGTTGATCGCCGCATCGTGCGAAGCGGGCGCGGTGCTGGCAAAGGCGACCGCGGATGAACGCGCGGCGCTGCGGTGCTATGGCGATCTGCTCGGCCTCGCCTTCCAGATCGCCGACGACCTGCTCGATGCGGAAGGCGACCCCGCGGCGATGGGCAAGGCCGCCGGCAAGGACAGCGCCGCGGGCAAGGCGACGCTCGTCTCCCTCATTGGCGTTGCGGAAGCGCGCGCTCAACTTGCCGAAACCGTGCGCCGCGCCGAGGGCGAGTTGCAGCGCTTCGGCGACAAAGCCCGCACGCTGGTCGAGGCCGCGGCCTTTGCCGCCAGCCGCGCCCACTGA